The Chryseobacterium geocarposphaerae genome window below encodes:
- a CDS encoding alpha-L-fucosidase: MFIRPKAKTFFLSSLFTSVTLFSQAHNVSEGYQKPTDPLVIQNLENWQDLKFGLFMHWGIYSQWGIVESWSLCPEDESWTQRKPEHGKSYCEYVKNYENLQTTFNPTQFNPQKWADAVKKAGMKYVVFTTKHHDGFAMFDTKQSDYKITSTKTPFSKNPKADVTKEIFNTFRKEGFRIGAYFSKPDWHSDDYWWSYFPPKDRNVNYDPKKYPERWNSFKNFTFNQLNEITSNYGKIDILWLDGGWVRPFKTIDPNVEWQRTIKVEQDIDMDKIGMMARKNQPGIIVVDRTVPGKWENYVTPEQAVPEKPLSIPWESCITMGDSFSYVPNDNYKSSQKIIETLVKIISRGGNYLMNIAPGPNGDYDAIVYERLKEISGWMDKNQSAVFATRSVAPYHNGNFYYTQSKDGKTVNIFHLDDQPKYESPSTLSFTIPENFKPKSLKVLGLSNKIQWKKTGNSIEINLPKERNQLKYSTVIQITQ, translated from the coding sequence ATGTTCATCAGACCAAAAGCTAAAACCTTTTTTCTTTCATCATTATTTACATCGGTCACACTTTTTTCACAGGCTCATAATGTTTCGGAAGGCTACCAAAAGCCCACAGATCCGCTTGTTATCCAGAATCTTGAAAACTGGCAGGATCTTAAATTCGGATTGTTTATGCATTGGGGAATTTACAGCCAATGGGGAATTGTCGAAAGCTGGAGCCTATGTCCGGAAGATGAATCGTGGACGCAGAGAAAACCGGAACACGGAAAATCGTACTGCGAATATGTAAAAAACTATGAAAATCTTCAGACGACTTTCAATCCGACTCAGTTCAATCCTCAGAAATGGGCAGATGCAGTGAAAAAAGCGGGAATGAAATATGTGGTGTTCACAACAAAACATCATGATGGTTTTGCTATGTTTGACACGAAACAGTCTGATTATAAGATAACTTCTACAAAAACGCCTTTTTCCAAAAATCCAAAAGCGGATGTGACGAAGGAAATTTTCAATACATTCCGAAAAGAAGGGTTCAGGATCGGAGCTTATTTCTCAAAACCCGATTGGCATTCTGATGATTACTGGTGGTCCTATTTTCCTCCAAAAGACAGAAATGTAAACTATGATCCGAAAAAATACCCTGAAAGATGGAACAGTTTCAAAAATTTTACCTTTAATCAACTGAATGAAATTACTTCAAACTACGGTAAGATCGATATTCTTTGGTTAGACGGAGGCTGGGTTCGTCCGTTCAAAACGATCGATCCCAATGTTGAATGGCAGAGAACCATTAAGGTTGAACAGGATATCGATATGGATAAAATCGGGATGATGGCCAGGAAAAATCAACCCGGAATCATCGTTGTAGACCGCACGGTTCCCGGAAAATGGGAAAATTATGTGACGCCTGAACAGGCCGTTCCTGAAAAGCCACTTTCGATTCCGTGGGAAAGCTGCATCACCATGGGCGATTCATTTTCATATGTTCCAAATGATAACTACAAATCCTCTCAAAAAATTATTGAAACGTTGGTGAAAATTATTTCAAGAGGCGGAAATTACCTGATGAATATTGCGCCCGGACCGAACGGGGATTATGATGCTATTGTTTATGAAAGATTAAAGGAAATTTCAGGTTGGATGGATAAAAACCAGTCAGCAGTTTTTGCGACGAGAAGTGTTGCACCTTATCACAATGGAAATTTTTATTACACCCAAAGCAAAGACGGAAAAACAGTGAATATTTTTCATTTAGATGATCAGCCAAAGTATGAATCTCCATCAACATTAAGTTTTACAATTCCGGAAAATTTTAAACCGAAATCATTAAAAGTTTTAGGATTATCCAATAAAATCCAATGGAAAAAGACAGGAAATTCAATTGAAATTAATTTACCGAAAGAAAGAAACCAGTTAAAATATTCCACCGTAATCCAAATTACACAATAG
- a CDS encoding YqjF family protein, with the protein MNFLKAEWRKLAIINYEINPKILEKYLPKGTELDFYQGKCYVSVVGFMFLNTKLLGLPIPFHRNFEEVNLRFYVKKKEENNWKRGVVFIKEIVPKPALSFVANSVYKENYITKPMKNKMHQKDEELLIKYSWKDKTWHSIEITAENVPLKMESNSEFEFITEHYYGFTKKENKTSEYEVYHPKWDYYLVKNHQLEIDFQKVYGNDFECLNHRKPISVMLAEGSEIEVKTRKYLI; encoded by the coding sequence ATGAACTTCCTAAAAGCCGAATGGCGAAAACTAGCCATCATCAACTATGAAATCAATCCCAAGATTTTAGAAAAATATCTTCCCAAAGGAACAGAACTCGATTTTTACCAGGGAAAATGTTATGTAAGTGTAGTCGGATTTATGTTTTTAAATACAAAGTTACTCGGACTTCCCATTCCCTTTCACAGAAATTTTGAAGAAGTGAATCTGAGATTTTATGTAAAGAAAAAAGAAGAAAATAACTGGAAAAGAGGAGTCGTCTTCATCAAAGAAATTGTTCCGAAACCGGCTTTGAGTTTTGTTGCTAATTCGGTTTATAAAGAAAATTATATAACGAAGCCAATGAAAAATAAAATGCATCAAAAAGACGAAGAACTATTAATAAAATACTCTTGGAAAGATAAAACCTGGCATTCCATTGAAATCACTGCAGAAAATGTACCTTTAAAAATGGAAAGCAATTCCGAATTTGAATTCATAACTGAACATTATTATGGTTTCACAAAAAAAGAGAATAAAACTTCCGAGTATGAAGTCTATCATCCAAAATGGGATTATTATTTAGTAAAAAACCATCAGCTTGAAATAGATTTTCAAAAAGTCTATGGTAACGATTTCGAATGTTTAAATCATCGGAAACCAATCTCCGTCATGCTAGCAGAAGGTTCTGAAATTGAAGTAAAAACAAGAAAGTATTTAATCTAA
- a CDS encoding SRPBCC family protein yields MSTIYLDTIIKSDIQTVFDLARDIDLHQKSTFKTGEKAIAGRTSGLIELGETVTWQAKHLGVVQTLTTKIISMKKPHHFTDVMLKGAFKSMKHQHIFRQEGENTIMTDIFEFQSPLGIIGKIFNTIYLKNYMKNFLLERNKLIKETAENNENLTEKKG; encoded by the coding sequence ATGTCAACAATTTATTTAGACACAATCATCAAATCCGACATTCAAACCGTTTTTGATTTGGCAAGAGATATTGATCTTCATCAAAAATCAACCTTTAAAACCGGGGAAAAAGCAATTGCGGGACGAACTTCAGGATTGATCGAGCTGGGAGAAACCGTAACCTGGCAAGCAAAACACTTAGGAGTTGTACAAACATTAACAACAAAAATTATCAGCATGAAAAAGCCTCATCATTTCACGGATGTTATGCTGAAAGGTGCATTTAAATCTATGAAACATCAGCATATTTTCAGGCAGGAAGGTGAAAACACAATTATGACAGATATTTTCGAATTTCAATCTCCGCTCGGAATCATCGGAAAAATTTTCAATACAATCTATCTTAAAAATTATATGAAAAACTTCCTCTTGGAACGAAACAAATTAATTAAAGAAACCGCAGAAAATAATGAAAACTTAACGGAAAAAAAGGGATAA
- a CDS encoding thiol-disulfide oxidoreductase DCC family protein, translating to MKTLKNRTLIYDNECLMCNIYSKGFIKSGMLDKGGREAFTEVSFKNKNLIDFNRARNEIALVDHEKNKVIYGLDSLLLIIGNSFPSLEKIARIKPLYWLFKKLYSFVSYNRKQIIPSRKDNTEEACVPDFNLKYRIAYMAFVVIISGYILSLFSVKLGLGLRLNFWRELTICVGQIVWQTVFLKSYLKDKTWNYLGNMMTVSLIGTLLLIPALFLNLNQVFSVIYFGIIVFIMFLEHIRRCRILKLNFLPTLSWMIFRMTTIIILILLNQ from the coding sequence ATGAAAACCCTCAAAAATCGCACGCTCATCTACGACAACGAATGCCTGATGTGCAACATCTATTCAAAAGGTTTTATAAAATCCGGAATGTTGGATAAAGGCGGAAGAGAAGCTTTTACAGAAGTAAGTTTTAAAAATAAAAACCTGATTGATTTTAATCGTGCAAGAAACGAGATCGCTTTAGTTGATCACGAAAAAAATAAAGTGATTTATGGTTTGGATAGTTTATTATTAATTATCGGAAATTCATTTCCGTCATTAGAAAAGATTGCCAGAATAAAACCTCTATATTGGCTTTTCAAAAAGCTGTATTCTTTTGTTTCTTACAACAGAAAACAAATTATTCCTTCAAGAAAAGATAATACGGAAGAAGCTTGTGTTCCGGATTTTAATTTAAAATACAGAATAGCTTACATGGCTTTTGTTGTAATTATTTCGGGATATATTTTAAGCTTATTTTCAGTAAAATTAGGATTAGGTTTAAGGCTGAACTTTTGGAGAGAACTTACAATTTGTGTTGGACAAATCGTTTGGCAGACTGTGTTTTTAAAATCTTATTTAAAAGACAAAACCTGGAATTATCTGGGAAATATGATGACTGTTTCTTTGATAGGGACTTTACTCTTAATTCCCGCATTATTTTTAAATCTAAATCAGGTTTTCTCAGTGATTTACTTCGGAATTATAGTATTCATCATGTTTCTCGAACACATCAGAAGATGTAGAATTTTAAAATTAAACTTTCTTCCGACACTTTCGTGGATGATTTTCAGAATGACAACGATAATCATTTTAATCCTATTAAATCAATAA
- a CDS encoding GbsR/MarR family transcriptional regulator translates to MQLSEAKEKYIQTWGTLATNWGINRTMAQVHALLLAEGKPLSTDEVMEMLSISRGNANMNLRNLMDWGLVRKELMKGDRKEYFFAERDMWYLFKQLVKERKKREIEPVLSSISELKNIDENTEEAQRFSALMGEMENVTGKVFNIMDLAIKSDDHWLVGKITNLLK, encoded by the coding sequence ATGCAACTTTCAGAAGCTAAAGAAAAATATATTCAGACTTGGGGAACTTTGGCAACCAACTGGGGAATTAACCGTACGATGGCTCAGGTTCATGCTTTGCTTTTGGCTGAAGGAAAACCACTTTCTACAGATGAGGTGATGGAAATGCTTTCAATTTCAAGAGGAAATGCCAATATGAATCTAAGAAATCTCATGGATTGGGGCTTGGTAAGAAAAGAATTGATGAAAGGTGACCGAAAAGAATATTTTTTTGCAGAAAGAGATATGTGGTATCTTTTTAAACAGTTGGTGAAAGAACGTAAGAAAAGGGAAATCGAACCTGTTTTAAGCTCAATTTCCGAATTAAAAAATATAGATGAAAATACCGAAGAAGCCCAAAGATTTTCCGCTTTAATGGGGGAAATGGAAAACGTAACGGGAAAAGTATTCAACATCATGGATCTTGCCATAAAGAGTGATGATCACTGGCTCGTCGGAAAAATTACTAATTTATTAAAATAG
- a CDS encoding TonB-dependent receptor plug domain-containing protein, whose translation MKFKFLSYIIPVFILLSNLLFKAQNKFNDFKKEKTYIQTNHVFYKPGEEMFFKIYVVQAENQLPTEQSKVVNFELVDPSGTVVKKSKYEVKNGHSEGYFYFGDDMKGGIYKIRAFTAWMQNEAGKNVFEKEITLQKIVSPRILMKLDFPKKGYGAGDEVLADFSMRSLSNLPIPYYEAYYTVMHQGEKITEGNLITDKDGKYLLKFKLPEVLKSSDALLNVKVNFGGFTESISRNIPIVLNNLDLKFMPEGGTFINRIEQNIAFKVLDEFEKPVDAFLGIYNQNHQKITEVSAYNFGMGSFYLTPENGETYYAKVLKPENITQIYQLPVAKNDGIVFNLKKENQNIRLFINSTSERNVVISGNFREKEIYSKNLSLKKGVNQVEISEKELPIGICRFTVSENNIPLAERIVFTNENKQMKVKVTPVKKNYLPREKAVVNIETTDENNQPIPANLAVSVVDDKLWTYADDKQNHILSWFLMDSELRGKIERPQFYFDKKEEKATKSLDLVMLTNGYRYFAMNPEVEKTGNYKYLPEKKNPIYGIVEDENKQPVKAEVYLIGSNSEIKKQLTSENGLFYYSDLNRNEYYSVIAKAADKKHKVSVRILSYKLNINPLAKQSSENINVDEIVKEAEIKDKLKIINNGSENIIRSISSKKDSAQSKDIEEVVVLGLKSMIKKGAVSSTIKNFDERPTPPLMNIAQGQLAGVNISTGSGQPGSKPTVLIRGFGTVNMNIEPLYIIDGIPTNSAGFRSINPNGINSMEVLKDAAATSVYGNRGANGVIIINSKNGRGSNIRFDITPETYFAVKNIPNDSLVSYEYSRQFSYPVYESTNTAYRHDYREALYWNPVVETDKNGKAQIEFYQSDANSAFRIMTEGISANGLIGRDETTYAAQSLISIDSKIPQYLTRTDQMTIPVVIKNNSSETRTLTMDVIVPNYIKLMKADSLITLKPLEFGRLFVTMQADKLVNSNVQFAVKSGEFRETMILPLKVEEKGFPHHFSIINNKNENFKINIPEYINGSLMASYYVYENSALQMFEDLERLKQEPYGCFEQLSSTVYPNIFILDYLKSIKKIDANTESNVIRNMKKGYQKMLSYKNKDGGFSYFGGNESDVALSAFALLEFKDLKKYVNVDTKLIQNLSSFILSKRDANGLFEVRKSYEMRAGYSEYSWSRNMYVLYALSKIGFKNELLQNYDYSLKRVLATKDSYQLALMANTAKNLGKNEDYNNLVTILNEQYAGKNIKSKATFTGSGGISANAETLSLYMMALQKNELPNQLKIAEVADELINYNGYYGFGSTQATALALETLSNFFAKNEKLYGTDKPAIKVNNVIVLDKNNSFASAFRKGNNDVTVEYICEKGLPYKLDYQFYTLEPPKSENIPVTMETKLKSQSSKVGETNRLTVTVKNKVNSQLPMTTAKIGIPAGLTLQNALLKDLIDKKQVSYYEIFDNYLVLYWEHFDANETKTINLDLKVEFAGEYTGKASNVYLYYMPESKFWNEGIRAVINP comes from the coding sequence ATGAAATTCAAATTTTTATCCTATATCATTCCTGTTTTTATTTTGCTTTCAAACTTGTTATTTAAAGCACAAAATAAGTTCAATGATTTCAAAAAGGAAAAAACGTATATACAGACCAACCATGTTTTCTATAAACCAGGGGAGGAAATGTTTTTTAAAATTTATGTTGTTCAGGCAGAAAACCAACTACCGACAGAGCAATCTAAAGTGGTAAATTTTGAACTCGTTGATCCAAGCGGAACAGTGGTGAAAAAATCGAAGTATGAAGTTAAAAATGGTCACTCAGAAGGCTATTTTTACTTTGGAGATGACATGAAAGGTGGAATTTATAAAATCAGAGCTTTTACAGCCTGGATGCAGAATGAAGCAGGAAAAAATGTTTTTGAAAAAGAAATTACGCTCCAGAAAATTGTTTCACCACGAATTTTAATGAAACTCGATTTTCCTAAAAAAGGGTACGGAGCGGGCGATGAGGTCTTGGCAGATTTCTCGATGAGAAGTTTGAGTAATCTTCCGATTCCTTATTACGAGGCGTATTACACGGTAATGCATCAAGGTGAAAAAATTACGGAAGGTAATTTAATTACCGATAAAGATGGAAAATATCTGCTGAAATTTAAACTTCCTGAAGTCTTGAAATCTTCTGACGCTTTATTGAATGTTAAAGTAAATTTTGGCGGTTTCACAGAATCTATTTCGAGAAATATTCCCATAGTTTTAAATAATCTTGATTTAAAATTTATGCCGGAAGGCGGAACTTTCATTAACAGAATTGAACAAAATATCGCTTTCAAAGTTTTGGATGAATTTGAAAAACCTGTGGATGCATTTTTAGGAATTTACAATCAGAATCATCAGAAAATAACTGAAGTTTCTGCATATAATTTTGGAATGGGAAGCTTTTATTTAACTCCAGAAAATGGCGAAACATATTATGCTAAAGTTTTAAAACCGGAAAATATCACACAAATTTATCAACTTCCAGTTGCAAAAAATGACGGAATTGTTTTTAATCTAAAAAAAGAAAACCAAAATATCAGATTATTCATCAACTCGACTTCTGAGAGAAATGTTGTAATCTCCGGAAATTTCCGTGAGAAAGAGATTTATTCTAAAAATTTAAGTTTAAAAAAGGGGGTAAATCAGGTTGAAATCTCAGAAAAAGAACTTCCAATCGGAATCTGCAGGTTCACCGTTTCTGAAAACAATATTCCGCTTGCCGAAAGAATTGTTTTCACAAATGAGAATAAACAGATGAAAGTAAAGGTTACTCCGGTCAAGAAAAATTATTTACCGAGAGAAAAAGCAGTTGTCAACATTGAAACGACCGATGAAAATAACCAGCCGATTCCTGCGAATCTTGCGGTGAGTGTAGTTGACGATAAATTGTGGACGTATGCAGATGACAAGCAGAACCATATTCTTTCCTGGTTTTTAATGGATTCAGAGTTGAGAGGCAAAATTGAGAGACCGCAGTTTTATTTTGATAAAAAAGAAGAAAAAGCTACCAAAAGTTTAGATTTGGTTATGCTGACGAACGGTTACCGATACTTTGCAATGAATCCTGAAGTTGAAAAAACAGGAAACTACAAATATCTTCCTGAAAAGAAAAACCCAATTTACGGCATCGTTGAAGATGAAAATAAACAACCTGTAAAAGCAGAAGTTTATTTAATCGGAAGTAATTCTGAAATTAAAAAACAGTTGACCTCAGAAAATGGATTGTTTTATTATTCAGATTTAAACAGAAATGAATATTACTCTGTCATTGCAAAAGCTGCAGATAAAAAACATAAAGTGAGCGTGAGAATTCTTTCTTATAAACTCAATATAAATCCTTTAGCTAAGCAATCCTCAGAAAATATTAATGTAGATGAGATTGTTAAAGAAGCGGAAATAAAGGATAAGCTAAAAATAATTAATAATGGAAGTGAAAATATTATAAGATCGATTAGTTCTAAAAAGGATTCAGCGCAAAGCAAGGATATTGAAGAAGTTGTTGTTTTAGGTCTTAAATCTATGATTAAGAAAGGGGCTGTTTCCTCAACAATTAAAAATTTTGATGAAAGGCCAACCCCCCCTCTTATGAATATAGCACAAGGACAGCTTGCAGGAGTGAATATTTCTACAGGAAGTGGACAACCTGGATCTAAACCAACTGTTTTAATAAGAGGATTTGGTACAGTAAACATGAATATAGAGCCATTATATATTATTGATGGAATTCCCACAAATAGTGCTGGGTTTAGAAGTATAAACCCAAATGGAATCAATTCTATGGAAGTCTTGAAGGATGCAGCCGCAACATCAGTCTATGGTAATCGTGGAGCAAACGGCGTCATTATTATTAATTCTAAAAATGGCAGAGGTTCAAATATAAGATTCGATATCACTCCCGAAACCTATTTTGCGGTAAAAAATATTCCGAATGACAGTTTAGTCAGCTATGAATATTCACGCCAGTTTTCTTATCCGGTTTATGAGTCAACAAATACGGCTTACAGGCACGATTATCGTGAAGCATTATATTGGAATCCGGTCGTTGAAACTGATAAAAATGGAAAAGCTCAAATTGAGTTTTACCAGTCGGATGCCAATTCAGCTTTCAGAATTATGACAGAAGGAATTTCAGCAAACGGCTTAATCGGAAGAGACGAGACGACTTATGCTGCACAAAGTTTGATTTCTATCGATTCCAAAATTCCACAATATTTAACCCGGACAGACCAAATGACAATTCCCGTGGTGATTAAAAATAATTCATCGGAAACCCGAACTTTAACGATGGATGTGATTGTTCCGAATTATATAAAACTAATGAAAGCCGATAGCTTAATCACTTTAAAACCATTGGAATTCGGAAGATTATTTGTAACCATGCAGGCAGACAAACTGGTTAATTCTAATGTTCAGTTTGCTGTTAAATCGGGAGAATTCAGAGAAACGATGATTTTGCCTTTAAAAGTTGAAGAAAAAGGTTTTCCGCATCATTTTTCAATCATTAATAATAAAAACGAAAATTTCAAAATCAATATTCCGGAATATATCAACGGGAGTTTGATGGCATCCTATTACGTCTATGAAAATTCAGCATTGCAGATGTTTGAAGATTTAGAAAGATTAAAACAAGAACCTTACGGATGTTTTGAGCAGCTTTCCTCAACAGTTTATCCGAATATTTTCATTTTAGATTATTTAAAATCAATTAAAAAAATCGACGCAAATACTGAATCTAACGTCATCCGAAATATGAAAAAAGGATATCAGAAAATGTTATCCTATAAAAATAAAGATGGTGGTTTCTCCTACTTTGGAGGAAACGAATCTGATGTTGCTCTTTCTGCATTTGCTTTGCTGGAATTTAAAGATTTGAAAAAATATGTGAATGTAGACACAAAATTAATTCAGAATTTGAGCTCATTTATTTTGTCTAAAAGAGATGCAAACGGACTTTTTGAGGTACGAAAAAGTTACGAAATGAGAGCGGGTTATTCCGAATATTCATGGTCGAGAAATATGTATGTTCTGTATGCACTTTCTAAAATTGGTTTTAAAAATGAACTGCTTCAAAACTATGATTACAGCTTAAAAAGAGTTTTGGCGACAAAAGATTCTTACCAATTGGCTTTGATGGCCAATACGGCAAAAAACCTTGGAAAAAATGAAGACTACAATAATTTGGTTACCATTCTTAATGAACAATATGCCGGAAAAAATATCAAATCAAAGGCAACTTTTACGGGTTCAGGAGGAATTTCCGCCAATGCAGAAACGCTATCACTTTACATGATGGCATTGCAGAAAAATGAATTACCAAATCAATTGAAAATCGCTGAAGTTGCTGATGAATTAATTAATTACAACGGTTATTACGGTTTTGGATCGACTCAGGCAACGGCTTTAGCTTTGGAAACATTATCTAATTTCTTTGCTAAAAATGAGAAACTGTATGGGACTGATAAGCCAGCAATTAAAGTGAATAATGTGATCGTTTTGGATAAAAACAACAGTTTTGCATCGGCTTTTAGAAAAGGAAATAATGATGTAACGGTTGAATATATATGTGAAAAAGGTTTGCCATACAAGTTGGACTATCAGTTTTATACTTTAGAACCTCCGAAAAGTGAAAATATTCCTGTAACAATGGAAACAAAATTAAAATCTCAATCCTCAAAAGTAGGAGAAACGAATCGATTGACTGTTACTGTTAAAAATAAAGTGAATTCACAATTACCAATGACGACTGCAAAAATCGGAATTCCTGCAGGTCTGACTTTGCAAAATGCCTTGCTGAAAGATTTAATTGATAAAAAGCAGGTTTCTTATTATGAAATTTTTGATAATTATCTCGTGTTGTATTGGGAACATTTTGATGCCAACGAAACGAAAACCATTAATCTGGATTTAAAAGTAGAATTTGCCGGCGAATATACAGGAAAAGCAAGCAATGTTTATCTTTATTATATGCCGGAGTCTAAATTTTGGAACGAAGGAATCAGAGCAGTAATAAATCCGTAA